From the genome of Oxyura jamaicensis isolate SHBP4307 breed ruddy duck chromosome 2, BPBGC_Ojam_1.0, whole genome shotgun sequence, one region includes:
- the C2H18orf21 gene encoding UPF0711 protein C18orf21 homolog codes for MGKHGSFLEAAAWEMAAACPGQARFLLWTLGRRRDDEFGKERICPHCFQFLLPSSRRVRLKPKMKVTPQIEKILKREAKSYKLNMRQTKLLKKYRDSKSVLLITCTSCNKTTRHNGKSRDFLATKTQNSGTPAIKSSLRTPDVKTQSAKKMTPVSCSRLGSKGNTPSSLPRMQASGQVTTSSGSKTPRNSKFHFSKLKRMLNLEEKEKSQKADLKTFLTLL; via the exons ATGGGGAAGCACGGGAGCTTCTTGGAGGCGGCGGCCTGGGAGATGGCGGCCGCCTGCCCGGGACAGGCGCGGTTCCTGCT GTGGACGCTGGGCAGGCGCCGAG ATGATGAATTTGGGAAAGAGAGGATATGTCCTCACTGCTTCCAGTTCCTGCTTCCCAGTAGCCGCCGGGTGCGTCTCAAGCCAAAGATGAAGGTGACTCCGCAGATAGAGAAGATTCTTAAGCGAGAGGCAAAGAGTTATAAGCTCAACATGAGACAGACAAAGCTTCTGAAGAAGTACAGGGACTCCAAAAGTGTTCTG CTGATTACTTGCACCTCatgcaacaaaacaacaagGCATAATGGTAAAAGCAGGGATTTTCTGGCTACCAAGACACAAAATTCTGGCACTCCAGCTATTAAATCTAGCCTGAGGACACCAGATGTAAAAACTCagtctgcaaaaaaaatgacaccTGTAAGCTGCAGTAGGCTGGGATCCAAAGGGAACACGCCCTCATCTCTTCCCAG aatgcaAGCGTCTGGACAGGTGACAACCAGTTCCGGTTCCAAGACTCCCCGAAATTCCAAGTTTCACTTTTCTAAGCTAAAACGGATGCTCAAcctagaagaaaaagagaaaagccagaAGGCAGATTTGAAAACCTTCCTGACTTTACTTTAA